In the genome of Lacerta agilis isolate rLacAgi1 chromosome 2, rLacAgi1.pri, whole genome shotgun sequence, one region contains:
- the JUNB gene encoding transcription factor jun-B: protein MCTKMEQPFYPDSFLSGYGQDYKTLKSGMALNLSAEPFRGLKSQLPHHLRAQEDGPAGYFPGSLAQQQADTGSSSLKLAAPELERLIVQNSNGVITTTPTPPGQYYYPRGATEEQEGFADGFVKALDDLHKMNHMPPPNVSIGAVAAAAAAAAAAASSASSGYAASLPQEPPPVYTNLTSYNPSATLSTTSSYPSANLSYMPQPHGLALPHPSRGFKEEPQTVPDMQSPPVSPINMEDQERIKVERKRLRNRLAATKCRKRKLERIARLEDKVKTLKSENAGLSNTASALRDQVAQLKQKVMNHVNNGCQLLLTAKMQQSF, encoded by the coding sequence ATGTGCACGAAGATGGAGCAGCCTTTCTACCCTGACTCCTTTCTCTCCGGCTACGGGCAGGACTACAAGACGTTGAAGTCGGGCATGGCTCTGAACCTGTCCGCAGAGCCCTTCCGCGGCCTGAAGTCCCAGCTCCCGCATCACCTCCGCGCCCAAGAGGACGGCCCCGCCGGGTACTTCCCGGGCTCTCTGGCGCAGCAACAGGCAGACACCGGGAGCTCGTCGCTCAAACTAGCCGCCCCGGAGTTGGAGCGCCTGATCGTCCAGAACAGCAACGGGGTGATCACCACCACCCCGACGCCGCCGGGCCAGTACTACTACCCGCGCGGGGCCACCGAGGAGCAGGAAGGCTTCGCCGACGGCTTCGTCAAGGCGCTGGACGACCTGCACAAGATGAACCACATGCCGCCGCCCAATGTCTCCATCggagcggtggcggcggcagcagcggcggcggcggcggcggcctcgtCGGCCAGCAGCGGCTACGCGGCCTCCCTCCCGCAGGAGCCGCCTCCCGTCTACACCAACCTGACCAGCTACAACCCCTCGGCCACGCTGAGCACCACGTCCAGCTACCCCAGCGCCAACCTCAGCTACATGCCGCAGCCGCACGGCCTGGCCTTGCCGCACCCTTCGCGAGGCTTCAAAGAGGAGCCCCAGACGGTGCCGGATATGCAGAGCCCGCCAGTGTCTCCCATCAACATGGAAGATCAGGAGCGCATCAAGGTGGAGCGGAAGCGGCTGCGCAACCGCCTGGCCGCCACCAAGTgcaggaagaggaagctggaGCGCATCGCTCGGCTGGAGGACAAGGTGAAGACCTTGAAGAGCGAGAACGCGGGACTGTCCAACACGGCCAGCGCGCTGCGGGACCAGGTAGCGCAGCTCAAGCAGAAAGTCATGAACCACGTGAACAACGGCTGCCAGCTCCTCTTGACGGCGAAGATGCAACAGTCCTTCTGA
- the PRDX2 gene encoding peroxiredoxin-2, whose amino-acid sequence MASGKAHIGKPVPDFQATAVVDGAIKEIKLSDYKGKYVVLFFYPLDFTFVCPTEIIAFSDRVEEFRKINCEVIAASVDSQFTHLAWINTARKEGGLGSANIPLVADINHNICKDYGVLKEEDGIAYRGLFIIDDKGILRQITVNDLPVGRSVDETLRLVQAFQFTDQHGEVCPAGWQPGGDTIKPTVKDSKAFFAKQQ is encoded by the exons ATGGCTTCCGGTAAAGCTCATATTGGTAAGCCAGTTCCAGACTTCCAGGCCACAGCAGTGGTGGATGGAGCTATTAAGGAAATAAAGTTGTCGGACTACAAAG GCAAATATGTGGTTCTTTTCTTCTACCCCCTGGATTTCACCTTCGTCTGTCCCACAGAGATCATAGCTTTCAGTGATCGAGTTGAGGAGTTCCGCAAGATCAACTGTGAGGTTATTGCTGCCTCTGTTGACTCTCAGTTCACCCATTTGGCCTG GATCAATACAGCAAGAAAGGAAGGGGGCTTGGGATCTGCAAATATTCCACTTGTGGCAGACATCAACCACAATATTTGCAAGGACTATGGAGTGCTCAAGGAGGAGGATGGCATTGCATACAG AGGCCTGTTCATAATTGATGACAAAGGCATCCTGCGTCAGATCACAGTGAATGACCTACCTGTGGGGCGTTCTGTGGATGAGACACTTCGCCTGGTACAGGCTTTCCAGTTCACAGACCAGCATGGTGAAG tgtgcccagctggctggcaaCCTGGCGGTGACACCATCAAGCCCACAGTGAAGGACAGCAAGGCCTTCTTCGCCAAGCAGCAGTAG